A genomic region of Anopheles aquasalis chromosome Y, idAnoAquaMG_Q_19, whole genome shotgun sequence contains the following coding sequences:
- the LOC126579905 gene encoding uncharacterized protein LOC126579905, which produces MPAKAAPNDGASRKEGGGAAGKKQAALAVKGQPKEQQSTVQRHGLDDETNAGFGKYLRSQEGIEMMKLFVIANTIVVFMTMAWPQMQQSYQIIRSMFYGDEAADEQ; this is translated from the exons ATGCCAGCCAAAGCAGCACCGAACGACGGTGCGTCGaggaaggagggaggaggagcagcaggcaaGAAGCAGGCGGCACTGGCGGTGAAGGGACAGCCCAAGGAGCAACAATCTACGGTTCAGCGCCATGGTCTGGATGACGAAACGAACGCTGGCTTCGGAAAGTACTTGAGATCACAGGAAG GGATTGAAATGATGAAGCTGTTCGTGATCGCTAACACCATAGTCGTCTTCATGACCATGGCTTGGCCCCAGATGCAGCAATCCTATCAAATTATTCGCTCCATGTTTTACGGTGACGAAGCAGCCGATGAACAATAG